From a region of the Hymenobacter jejuensis genome:
- a CDS encoding NUDIX hydrolase encodes MKNEIQPWETLKSDIVFDHKWYQLRRDYVRLPNGLELDDYFVSVRRNVALTFPLTDDNHVIFVRQYKHGVQDILIELPGGVIDEGETEPIEAAKRELLEETGYASDNMQFLLQVADNPTKDTNKIYFFLARNAHQVSAQNLDRTENIEVVKVPVADVEGMIISGQIRVSGSVALCLLALKELEKEI; translated from the coding sequence ATGAAAAACGAAATCCAGCCTTGGGAGACGCTAAAATCCGATATTGTATTTGACCATAAATGGTATCAGTTGCGTCGCGATTATGTAAGGCTACCGAACGGGCTTGAACTAGACGATTATTTTGTAAGTGTGCGGCGTAATGTGGCCCTCACTTTTCCTTTGACGGACGACAACCACGTCATATTTGTACGTCAGTATAAACATGGTGTGCAGGATATCTTGATAGAACTGCCTGGGGGAGTGATAGATGAGGGAGAAACCGAGCCTATAGAAGCGGCCAAGCGTGAGCTGTTAGAAGAAACAGGGTATGCGTCTGATAACATGCAGTTTCTACTTCAAGTGGCTGATAACCCCACCAAAGACACCAATAAGATTTACTTTTTCTTGGCCCGAAACGCCCACCAAGTGAGCGCGCAAAACCTAGATCGTACCGAAAATATCGAAGTGGTGAAGGTGCCAGTAGCAGATGTTGAAGGAATGATCATAAGTGGACAAATCCGCGTATCTGGCTCCGTTGCATTGTGCTTATTGGCTTTAAAAGAACTAGAAAAAGAAATTTAG